A genomic segment from Amycolatopsis camponoti encodes:
- the lysA gene encoding diaminopimelate decarboxylase, with protein sequence MAHPAGPRHADVYPHADTSGLQPSGAEELDKLPAKVWPRNTFRAADGVVRIAGVDVRELAEKHGTPLFVVDEADFKSRCADYAEAFDDPTLVHYASKAFLSIEIARWVAEQGLSLDVCSGGELAVAQRADFPVERITFHGNNKSPAELEAAVVAGVGTIVLDSYFEIARLADIAARHDVVQAVLIRVTVGVEAHTHEFIATAHEDQKFGFSLAGGDAAEAVRRVLNARSLKLVGLHSHIGSQIFDADGFEVAARRVVGLLADLAKEHGPELLDQLSLVDLGGGFGIAYTEKDNPPPPAQMITQIREIVRKECAYAGLPVPRIAGEPGRAIAGPGTVTLYEVGTIKDVSLGDDLSRRYVSVDGGMSDNIRTALYDAVYDVRLVSRSAEEAGQPVGAVLSRVVGKHCESGDIVVRDCWLPDTLAPGDLLAVAATGAYCYSMASTYNRQPRPAVVAVRNGGSRLLLRRETTDDMLRLEV encoded by the coding sequence ATGGCTCACCCCGCGGGCCCCAGGCACGCCGACGTCTACCCCCACGCCGACACCTCCGGGCTCCAGCCGTCGGGAGCCGAGGAGCTCGACAAGCTCCCCGCGAAGGTGTGGCCCCGCAACACCTTCCGCGCCGCCGACGGCGTCGTCCGGATCGCCGGGGTCGACGTCCGCGAGCTCGCCGAAAAGCACGGCACGCCCCTGTTCGTGGTCGACGAGGCCGACTTCAAGTCCCGCTGCGCCGACTACGCCGAGGCGTTCGACGACCCGACGCTCGTGCACTACGCGTCGAAGGCGTTCCTGTCCATCGAGATCGCCCGCTGGGTGGCCGAGCAGGGACTGAGCCTCGACGTCTGCAGCGGCGGCGAGCTCGCCGTGGCGCAGCGCGCGGACTTCCCGGTCGAGCGGATCACTTTCCACGGCAACAACAAGTCGCCCGCGGAGCTCGAGGCCGCGGTCGTCGCCGGGGTGGGCACGATCGTGCTCGACTCGTACTTCGAGATCGCCCGGCTGGCCGACATCGCCGCGCGCCACGACGTCGTGCAGGCGGTGCTCATCCGGGTCACCGTTGGCGTCGAAGCGCACACCCACGAGTTCATCGCGACCGCCCACGAGGACCAGAAGTTCGGGTTCTCGCTGGCCGGGGGCGACGCCGCGGAGGCGGTGCGCCGGGTGCTCAACGCGCGCTCGCTCAAGCTCGTCGGCCTGCACAGCCACATCGGCTCGCAGATCTTCGACGCCGACGGCTTCGAGGTCGCCGCCCGCCGCGTCGTCGGGCTGCTCGCCGATCTCGCCAAGGAGCACGGCCCCGAACTGCTCGACCAGCTGAGCCTGGTCGACCTCGGCGGTGGCTTCGGCATCGCCTACACCGAGAAGGACAACCCGCCGCCGCCGGCGCAGATGATCACGCAGATCCGCGAGATCGTCCGCAAGGAGTGCGCGTACGCGGGCCTGCCGGTGCCGCGCATCGCCGGCGAGCCGGGCCGCGCCATCGCCGGTCCCGGCACGGTCACGCTGTACGAAGTCGGCACCATCAAGGACGTCTCGCTCGGCGACGACCTGTCGCGCCGGTACGTCAGCGTCGACGGCGGGATGAGCGACAACATCCGGACCGCGCTGTACGACGCGGTGTACGACGTCCGGCTCGTTTCCCGCTCCGCGGAAGAGGCCGGCCAGCCGGTCGGGGCCGTACTGTCCCGGGTGGTGGGAAAACACTGTGAGTCCGGCGACATCGTCGTACGAGACTGCTGGTTGCCCGACACGCTGGCTCCCGGCGACCTGCTGGCGGTCGCGGCGACCGGTGCCTACTGCTACTCGATGGCGAGCACGTACAACCGGCAGCCGAGGCCGGCCGTGGTCGCCGTGCGCAACGGCGGCTCCCGGCTGCTGCTGCGGCGCGAGACGACCGACGACATGCTGCGCCTGGAGGTCTGA
- a CDS encoding homoserine dehydrogenase, with protein MTAPEERRAVKVALLGCGTVGGEVARLLAEQADELAARAGVAVELAGIAVRRPDKHPELPPELLTADAEKLVTSDDVDVVVELVGGIEPVRGWLLAALKAGKSVVTANKALLAEHSADLFEAADAAGADLYFEAAVAGAIPLLRPLRESLAGDRITRVMGIVNGTTNYILSAMDSTGAGYAETLDEASRLGYAEADPTADVDGYDAASKAAILASLAFHTRVTASDVHREGIADVTAADLGAARMLGRTVKLLAICERVADDDGVESVSARVHPVMIPRSHQLAGVGGAFNAVYVEADAAGELMFYGQGAGGAPTASAVLGDLVAVARNLVAGGRGPRESAHAALPVRPMGQTPTRYHVSLSVADRAGVLAQVAQAFAGHGVSIAAVRQSDVGDRASLVVVTHQAPDAALQSTVDEIAKLDVVHEVVSVMRVEGEDQ; from the coding sequence GTGACTGCCCCAGAGGAACGACGGGCCGTCAAGGTCGCCCTGCTCGGGTGCGGGACCGTCGGCGGCGAGGTCGCCCGGCTGCTCGCCGAGCAGGCCGACGAGCTGGCCGCCCGGGCGGGGGTGGCGGTCGAGCTGGCCGGCATCGCCGTCCGCCGCCCGGACAAGCACCCCGAGCTGCCGCCGGAGCTGCTGACCGCCGACGCCGAGAAGCTCGTGACCAGCGACGACGTCGACGTCGTGGTCGAGCTGGTCGGCGGCATCGAGCCGGTGCGCGGCTGGCTGCTGGCCGCGCTGAAGGCCGGGAAGTCGGTCGTCACGGCGAACAAGGCCCTGCTGGCCGAGCACTCCGCCGACCTGTTCGAGGCGGCCGACGCCGCGGGCGCCGACCTCTACTTCGAGGCCGCGGTCGCCGGGGCCATCCCGCTGCTGCGCCCGCTGCGCGAGTCCCTCGCCGGTGACCGCATCACGCGCGTGATGGGCATCGTCAACGGGACCACGAACTACATCCTCTCCGCGATGGACTCGACCGGCGCCGGCTACGCCGAGACGCTCGACGAGGCCAGCCGCCTCGGGTACGCCGAGGCCGACCCGACCGCCGACGTCGACGGCTACGACGCCGCGTCGAAGGCCGCGATCCTCGCGTCGCTGGCGTTCCACACCCGAGTGACCGCGTCGGACGTGCACCGCGAGGGCATCGCCGACGTCACCGCCGCCGACCTCGGCGCGGCCCGGATGCTCGGCCGCACGGTCAAGCTCCTGGCGATCTGCGAGCGCGTGGCCGACGACGACGGCGTCGAGTCGGTTTCCGCCCGCGTGCACCCGGTGATGATCCCGCGCAGCCACCAGCTGGCCGGGGTGGGCGGCGCGTTCAACGCTGTCTACGTCGAGGCCGACGCCGCCGGCGAGCTGATGTTCTACGGCCAGGGCGCCGGTGGCGCGCCGACCGCGAGCGCGGTGCTCGGCGACCTCGTCGCGGTGGCCCGCAACCTGGTCGCCGGCGGCCGCGGGCCGCGCGAGTCCGCGCACGCGGCGCTGCCGGTGCGGCCGATGGGCCAGACGCCGACCCGGTACCACGTAAGCCTTTCCGTGGCCGACCGCGCCGGTGTGCTCGCCCAGGTGGCGCAGGCGTTCGCCGGGCACGGGGTGAGCATCGCGGCCGTCCGGCAGAGCGACGTCGGCGACCGCGCGAGCCTGGTCGTGGTGACCCACCAGGCCCCGGACGCGGCCTTGCAGTCCACTGTGGACGAGATCGCCAAGCTCGACGTCGTCCACGAAGTCGTCAGCGTGATGCGGGTGGAAGGCGAAGACCAGTGA
- the thrC gene encoding threonine synthase: MSSQPWPGIIEAYRDRVPVPDGAQVVTLGEGNTPLLPARYLSELTGCEVHLKVEGANPTGSFKDRGMTVAITHALASGLKAVICASTGNTSASAAAYAARAGLTCAVLVPQGKIAMGKLAQAVLHGARILQVDGNFDDCLELARKTAADYPVTLVNSVNPVRIAGQKTAAFEICDALGAAPDIHCLPVGNAGNITAYWAGYSEYAADSVVKNTPRMFGFQAAGAAPLVHGEPVAEPETVATAIRIGSPASWTAAVKAKDSSGGLFEAVTDEKILEAYRLLAGREGVFVEPASATSVAGLLATAADGRLPRGSRVVCTVTGHGLKDPQTALAGNVEVEPLAVDPTAVAAALDLR, from the coding sequence ATGAGCAGTCAACCCTGGCCGGGAATCATCGAGGCGTACCGGGACCGCGTCCCGGTCCCGGACGGGGCGCAGGTCGTCACGCTCGGGGAAGGCAACACGCCGCTGCTGCCCGCGCGGTACCTGTCCGAGCTGACCGGCTGCGAGGTCCACCTCAAGGTCGAGGGCGCGAACCCGACGGGCTCGTTCAAGGACCGCGGCATGACCGTGGCCATCACGCACGCGCTCGCCAGCGGGCTCAAGGCGGTGATCTGCGCGTCGACCGGCAACACGTCCGCCTCGGCCGCGGCCTACGCCGCCCGCGCCGGGCTCACCTGCGCCGTGCTGGTGCCGCAGGGCAAGATCGCGATGGGCAAGCTCGCCCAGGCCGTCCTGCACGGCGCGCGGATCCTGCAGGTCGACGGCAACTTCGACGACTGCCTCGAGCTGGCGCGCAAGACCGCCGCCGACTACCCCGTCACGCTGGTCAACTCGGTCAACCCGGTGCGCATCGCCGGCCAGAAGACCGCGGCGTTCGAGATCTGCGACGCGCTGGGCGCGGCACCGGACATCCACTGCCTCCCGGTCGGCAACGCCGGGAACATCACCGCCTACTGGGCGGGGTATTCGGAGTACGCGGCCGACTCTGTGGTGAAGAACACCCCGCGGATGTTCGGCTTCCAGGCGGCCGGCGCGGCACCGCTGGTGCACGGCGAGCCGGTGGCGGAGCCGGAGACCGTCGCGACGGCGATCCGGATCGGCAGCCCGGCGTCGTGGACCGCCGCGGTGAAGGCGAAGGACTCCTCCGGCGGGCTCTTCGAAGCCGTGACGGACGAGAAGATCCTCGAGGCCTACCGGCTGCTGGCCGGGCGCGAGGGCGTGTTCGTCGAGCCGGCGTCGGCCACCAGCGTGGCCGGCCTGCTGGCCACGGCCGCCGACGGCAGGCTGCCGCGCGGCTCGCGCGTCGTCTGCACCGTCACCGGGCACGGCCTGAAGGACCCGCAGACGGCCCTGGCGGGCAACGTCGAGGTGGAACCCCTCGCGGTGGACCCCACGGCGGTCGCGGCGGCGCTGGACCTGCGGTGA
- the thrB gene encoding homoserine kinase, which translates to MTGGFKVTVPASTANLGPGFDAFGMALGLHDVVEVRVIDAGLKVEVIDAGAGGVEDVPTDETHLVVRAIRRTCAHLGVEPPGLHLRCYNAIPHARGLGSSAAAVVSGVAAGYALAGREIDAFEALQLAAGFEGHADNAAASLVGGLVVAWCEGSEFHAERLLPHPSIRPVVAVPSVRSATATTRGLLPATVPHADAAHNAGRAALAVHALTAKPELLLAATEDRLHQHYRAPAYPASGELVATLRTRGVAAAVSGAGPTVLALTTTGILPPGVDVEGFDVFELPVDLAGVQVAAQ; encoded by the coding sequence GTGACCGGCGGTTTCAAGGTCACCGTCCCGGCGTCGACGGCGAACCTCGGGCCGGGCTTCGACGCCTTCGGCATGGCCTTGGGCCTGCACGACGTCGTCGAGGTGCGGGTCATCGACGCCGGGCTCAAGGTCGAGGTCATCGACGCCGGCGCGGGCGGGGTCGAGGACGTCCCCACCGACGAGACCCACCTCGTCGTGCGCGCCATCCGGCGGACCTGCGCGCACCTCGGCGTCGAGCCGCCGGGCCTGCACCTGCGCTGCTACAACGCGATCCCGCACGCGCGGGGGCTCGGCTCGTCGGCGGCCGCGGTGGTGTCCGGCGTCGCCGCCGGGTACGCCCTCGCGGGCCGCGAGATCGACGCCTTCGAGGCCCTGCAGCTGGCCGCCGGCTTCGAAGGCCACGCCGACAACGCCGCGGCGAGCCTGGTCGGCGGCCTCGTCGTGGCCTGGTGCGAAGGCTCGGAGTTCCACGCCGAGCGGCTCTTGCCGCACCCGTCGATCCGGCCGGTCGTGGCGGTGCCGTCGGTGCGCTCGGCCACCGCGACCACGCGCGGCCTGCTGCCGGCGACCGTGCCGCACGCCGACGCCGCGCACAACGCCGGTCGCGCCGCGCTCGCCGTGCACGCGCTGACGGCGAAGCCGGAGCTGCTGCTCGCGGCCACCGAAGACCGCCTGCACCAGCACTACCGGGCTCCCGCGTACCCGGCGAGCGGGGAGCTGGTGGCGACGCTGCGTACACGCGGAGTAGCCGCCGCGGTCTCCGGAGCCGGTCCGACGGTGCTCGCGCTGACCACGACGGGAATATTGCCGCCAGGGGTCGACGTTGAGGGCTTCGACGTCTTCGAGCTGCCCGTGGATCTCGCGGGAGTGCAGGTTGCGGCTCAGTAA
- the rho gene encoding transcription termination factor Rho — protein sequence MSNTDLLSDVGSSAAESNGTTPAPKKTVGGLTGKTVAELRSLAGELGVGETTGMRKGDLIAAIRERQGKSRKRPAAETLPLEGVGEPPKAAAPKAKAEAPAAPAETEPKAEAPVASAPAVEAPQQAERPQQDKQDGQQGQDGQPEEGGRSRRRRGSNRAAGSPDGQQGGDRQQSGDRQQGDRQAGGDRQQGDRQQGQGGGGNRDQQRQGGGRNDNRQDGNRQRNQQDGGSRGGQDNRDNRDNRAQQPDDDEEGGRRGRRFRDRRRRGSGGGQRDGGSPDTEIREDDVLLPVAGILDVLDNYAFVRTSGYLAGPNDVYVSLSLVRKYGLRRGDAITGVVRQPRDGEQQRQKFNPLVRVDSINGLEPDEAKRRPDFTKLTPLYPNERLRLETESHKLTTRVIDLIMPVGKGQRALIVSPPKAGKTTIMQDIANAISTNNPECHLMVVLVDERPEEVTDMQRSVKGEVIASTFDRPPADHTSVAELSIERAKRLVEMGHDVVVLLDSITRLGRAYNLAAPASGRILSGGVDSTALYPPKRFLGAARNIENGGSLTIFATAMVETGSTMDTVIFEEFKGTGNAELKLDRKIAERRVFPAVDVNPSGTRKDELLLNPDELAVTVKLSRVLHALDSQQAIDLLISRLRKTKTNVEFLMQVSKTALGGGEDD from the coding sequence GTGAGCAACACCGATCTTTTGAGCGACGTGGGTAGCAGCGCCGCGGAGTCGAACGGCACCACCCCCGCTCCCAAGAAGACGGTCGGCGGGTTGACCGGGAAGACCGTGGCGGAACTGCGTTCGCTGGCTGGGGAGCTCGGCGTCGGTGAGACGACGGGCATGCGCAAGGGCGATCTGATCGCCGCGATCCGTGAGCGTCAGGGCAAGTCGCGCAAGCGTCCGGCCGCCGAGACGCTGCCCCTCGAGGGCGTCGGCGAGCCGCCGAAGGCGGCCGCGCCGAAGGCCAAGGCCGAGGCGCCCGCGGCGCCGGCCGAGACCGAGCCGAAGGCCGAGGCCCCGGTGGCGAGCGCCCCGGCCGTGGAGGCCCCGCAGCAGGCCGAGCGCCCGCAGCAGGACAAGCAGGACGGCCAGCAGGGCCAGGACGGCCAGCCCGAGGAGGGCGGCCGCAGCCGGCGTCGTCGCGGCTCGAACCGCGCCGCCGGGTCGCCCGACGGCCAGCAGGGCGGTGACCGCCAGCAGAGCGGCGACCGTCAGCAGGGTGACCGTCAGGCCGGTGGGGACCGTCAGCAGGGCGACCGCCAGCAGGGGCAGGGTGGCGGCGGCAACCGCGACCAGCAGCGCCAGGGCGGCGGCCGCAACGACAACCGCCAGGACGGCAACCGTCAGCGCAACCAGCAGGACGGCGGCAGCCGCGGCGGCCAGGACAACCGCGACAACCGTGACAACCGCGCCCAGCAGCCGGACGACGACGAGGAAGGCGGCCGTCGCGGCCGTCGCTTCCGCGACCGTCGCCGCCGGGGCAGTGGCGGCGGCCAGCGTGACGGCGGTTCGCCGGACACCGAGATCCGCGAGGACGACGTCCTGCTGCCCGTCGCGGGCATCCTGGACGTGCTCGACAACTACGCGTTCGTGCGGACTTCCGGCTACCTCGCCGGCCCGAACGACGTGTACGTCTCGCTTTCGCTGGTCCGCAAGTACGGCCTGCGCCGCGGTGACGCCATCACCGGCGTCGTGCGCCAGCCGCGTGACGGCGAGCAGCAGCGGCAGAAGTTCAACCCGCTGGTGCGCGTCGACTCGATCAACGGCCTGGAGCCGGACGAGGCCAAGCGGCGTCCCGACTTCACCAAGCTGACCCCGCTGTACCCGAACGAGCGGCTGCGCCTCGAGACCGAGTCGCACAAGCTCACGACCCGCGTGATCGACCTGATCATGCCGGTCGGCAAGGGGCAGCGCGCCCTGATCGTGTCGCCGCCGAAGGCCGGTAAGACCACGATCATGCAGGACATCGCGAACGCGATCTCCACGAACAACCCCGAGTGCCACCTGATGGTCGTCCTGGTCGACGAGCGTCCGGAAGAGGTCACGGACATGCAGCGCTCGGTGAAGGGCGAGGTCATCGCCTCGACCTTCGACCGGCCGCCGGCGGACCACACCTCGGTCGCGGAGCTGTCGATCGAGCGGGCCAAGCGCCTGGTCGAGATGGGCCACGACGTCGTCGTGCTGCTCGACTCGATCACGCGTCTCGGCCGCGCGTACAACCTGGCGGCCCCGGCGTCCGGCCGGATCCTGTCCGGTGGTGTCGACTCGACCGCGCTCTACCCGCCGAAGCGGTTCCTCGGCGCGGCGCGCAACATCGAGAACGGCGGTTCGCTGACCATCTTCGCCACGGCGATGGTGGAGACCGGGTCGACGATGGACACGGTCATCTTCGAAGAGTTCAAGGGCACCGGCAACGCGGAGCTCAAGCTCGACCGCAAGATCGCCGAGCGCCGCGTGTTCCCGGCCGTCGACGTCAACCCGTCCGGTACTCGCAAGGACGAGCTCCTGCTGAACCCGGACGAGCTGGCCGTGACCGTGAAGCTGAGCCGGGTGCTGCACGCGCTCGACTCGCAGCAGGCCATCGACCTGCTGATCTCGCGGCTGCGCAAGACGAAGACGAACGTCGAGTTCCTGATGCAGGTGTCCAAGACCGCCCTCGGCGGCGGCGAGGACGACTGA
- the rpmE gene encoding 50S ribosomal protein L31, producing the protein MKSGIHPEYVVTAVNCDCGNSFTTRSTKTSGDIHVEICSNCHPFYTGKQKIMDTGGRVARFEARYGKRQKKDADAK; encoded by the coding sequence ATGAAGAGCGGTATTCACCCCGAGTACGTGGTCACAGCCGTGAACTGCGACTGCGGAAACAGCTTCACCACGCGCAGCACCAAGACCAGTGGCGACATCCACGTCGAGATCTGCTCGAACTGCCACCCGTTCTACACGGGCAAGCAGAAGATCATGGACACCGGTGGCCGGGTCGCGCGCTTCGAGGCTCGCTACGGCAAGCGTCAGAAGAAGGACGCCGACGCCAAGTAG
- the prfA gene encoding peptide chain release factor 1 produces MDSSSLKGLLAEHAELETQLADPAVHADQARARKLGRRYAELTPVVRAVQDLDTVRDDLAAAREMASEDAEFAAEAEELSARIPDLESKLTELLLPRDPYDGSDVVMEIKSGEGGEESALFAGDLLRMYLRYAERHGWKAEVLDSVDSDLGGFKDVTLSIKTKSAVVDGVWSRLKFEGGVHRVQRVPATESQGRIHTSASGVLIYPEPEEVEVEIDPNDLRIDVFRSSGPGGQSVNTTDSAVRITHLPTGIVVSCQNEKSQIQNRARALQVLQARLQAIAEEEAAAKASDARRSQVRTVDRSERIRTYNFPENRISDHRVNYKAYNLDQVLDGDLDGVLDALATADREERLAASAG; encoded by the coding sequence GTGGATTCGAGCTCGCTCAAGGGGCTGCTCGCCGAACACGCGGAGCTGGAGACCCAGCTCGCGGACCCGGCGGTGCACGCCGACCAGGCGCGCGCCCGCAAGCTCGGCCGCCGCTACGCCGAGCTGACGCCGGTGGTGCGGGCCGTCCAGGACCTGGACACCGTCCGCGACGACCTCGCGGCCGCGCGGGAGATGGCTTCGGAGGACGCGGAGTTCGCCGCCGAGGCCGAGGAGCTGAGCGCGCGGATCCCCGACCTCGAGTCGAAGCTCACCGAGCTGCTGCTGCCGCGCGACCCGTACGACGGCTCCGACGTCGTGATGGAGATCAAGTCCGGCGAAGGCGGCGAAGAGTCGGCCCTGTTCGCCGGCGACCTGCTGCGGATGTACCTGCGCTACGCCGAGCGCCACGGCTGGAAGGCCGAGGTCCTCGACTCGGTGGACTCCGACCTGGGCGGCTTCAAGGACGTCACGCTGTCGATCAAGACGAAGTCGGCGGTCGTCGACGGCGTCTGGTCGCGCCTGAAGTTCGAGGGCGGCGTGCACCGCGTCCAGCGCGTGCCGGCGACCGAGTCGCAGGGCCGGATCCACACGTCGGCGTCCGGGGTCCTGATCTACCCGGAGCCGGAGGAGGTCGAGGTCGAGATCGACCCGAACGACCTCCGCATCGACGTCTTCCGGTCCTCGGGCCCGGGCGGCCAGAGCGTCAACACGACCGACTCGGCGGTCCGGATCACGCACCTGCCGACGGGCATCGTCGTGTCGTGCCAGAACGAGAAGTCCCAGATCCAGAACCGCGCGCGGGCCCTGCAGGTGCTGCAGGCCCGGCTGCAGGCGATCGCGGAGGAGGAGGCGGCGGCGAAGGCGTCCGACGCCCGTCGTTCGCAGGTCCGGACGGTGGACCGCTCGGAGCGGATCCGGACGTACAACTTCCCGGAGAACCGGATCTCCGACCACCGAGTCAACTACAAGGCGTACAACCTGGACCAGGTCCTGGACGGCGACCTGGACGGCGTGCTGGACGCGCTGGCGACGGCGGACCGCGAAGAGCGCCTGGCCGCTTCGGCGGGCTGA
- the wsfD gene encoding glycan biosynthesis hexose transferase WsfD encodes MRFRELRFGLGVFVLSLGVLLVRFLVPRPVGMADNGDGWRLLCDLGGRHPELSSEFYVHFSYGPGSACKSDYISSQAWLDWFASKLGKVLGSSAELNLLVLGAITCVLIAAGIAATVLGLELSTRNRVIAAVLLLLVMADSAFFGYFASVLSEGAGFVGMLLMAGGLLLMNRTGAWRYWGAALTVVGALIGINAKSQTLLLIPLFVVALALIRPVGKRGWARWLLPLGVLVVVGAGTAAVQSHGDPANAEYREANMYHVVFDSIVDGKHDTDADLAALGLPPSAKKFIGTGWWAAHPWTDADYNGFRDKISRRNVVQYYAAHPTRTLQILQQGATDTLTARPARLGSFAESAGFPKMAQEYRVPVFSGLSKLAAPLGLFVLVPFWLLIGWAGVRAFRRRKREYGVVVFFLLLFAVGQFGLSALGEGVEGVKHQLLTLFPTFLAFVFAVLSLFPKPAQPEPAPEEAPDEEPATEVFEAFREPEKPGVR; translated from the coding sequence GTGCGATTCCGTGAACTGCGCTTCGGCCTGGGTGTCTTCGTCCTTTCCCTGGGCGTCCTGCTGGTCCGGTTCCTGGTGCCGAGGCCGGTCGGGATGGCCGACAACGGCGACGGCTGGCGCCTGCTGTGCGACCTCGGCGGCCGGCACCCGGAGCTCAGCTCCGAGTTCTACGTGCACTTCAGCTACGGGCCGGGTTCGGCCTGCAAGAGCGACTACATCTCGAGCCAGGCGTGGCTCGACTGGTTCGCGAGCAAGCTGGGCAAGGTGCTCGGCTCGTCGGCGGAGCTCAACCTGCTGGTCCTCGGCGCGATCACGTGCGTGCTCATCGCCGCCGGCATCGCGGCCACGGTCCTCGGCCTGGAGCTGAGCACCCGCAACCGCGTCATCGCGGCGGTGCTGCTGCTGCTCGTGATGGCCGATTCGGCCTTCTTCGGCTACTTCGCGTCGGTGCTCAGCGAGGGCGCCGGGTTCGTGGGAATGCTGCTGATGGCCGGCGGGCTGCTGCTGATGAACCGCACGGGTGCGTGGCGGTACTGGGGCGCCGCGCTGACCGTGGTGGGCGCGCTGATCGGCATCAACGCGAAGTCGCAGACGCTGCTGCTGATCCCGCTGTTCGTGGTGGCGCTCGCGCTGATCCGGCCGGTGGGCAAGCGCGGCTGGGCGAGGTGGCTGCTGCCGCTGGGCGTGCTGGTGGTCGTGGGCGCGGGGACGGCCGCGGTGCAGTCCCACGGCGACCCGGCCAACGCCGAGTACCGCGAAGCGAACATGTACCACGTGGTGTTCGACAGCATCGTGGACGGCAAGCACGACACGGACGCCGACCTGGCGGCGCTGGGCCTGCCGCCGAGCGCGAAGAAGTTCATCGGCACCGGCTGGTGGGCGGCGCACCCGTGGACGGACGCGGACTACAACGGCTTCCGCGACAAGATCAGCCGCCGCAACGTCGTCCAGTACTACGCGGCCCACCCGACGCGCACGCTGCAGATCCTCCAGCAGGGCGCGACCGACACGCTGACGGCGCGCCCGGCCCGGCTGGGCAGCTTCGCCGAGTCGGCGGGGTTCCCGAAGATGGCCCAGGAGTACCGGGTGCCGGTGTTCTCCGGGCTGTCGAAGCTCGCGGCGCCGCTGGGGCTGTTCGTGCTGGTGCCGTTCTGGCTGCTGATCGGCTGGGCCGGCGTGCGGGCGTTCCGGCGCCGCAAGCGCGAGTACGGCGTCGTCGTGTTCTTCCTGCTGCTGTTCGCGGTGGGCCAGTTCGGGCTGTCGGCGCTCGGTGAGGGCGTCGAGGGCGTGAAGCACCAGCTGCTGACGCTGTTCCCGACGTTCCTGGCGTTCGTGTTCGCGGTGCTCAGCCTGTTCCCGAAGCCGGCGCAGCCCGAGCCCGCGCCGGAAGAGGCCCCGGACGAGGAGCCGGCGACCGAGGTCTTCGAGGCCTTCCGCGAGCCGGAGAAGCCCGGCGTCCGCTAA
- a CDS encoding GtrA family protein — protein sequence MRFVTATQVRFGIVGIGNTLVDALGYALLATLGVPTFVANFISTTAGMLLSFTLNRNFTFRAKDGDIRRQALLFFGVTAFGLWVIQFGVITLVSHLFPGVNLLVPKGAAIVVGLFWNYLLYHYVVFRHRPVSPVPGAAPVDSA from the coding sequence ATGAGGTTCGTCACGGCCACGCAGGTGCGCTTCGGGATCGTCGGGATCGGCAACACGCTCGTCGACGCGCTGGGGTACGCGCTGCTGGCGACGCTCGGCGTGCCGACGTTCGTCGCCAACTTCATCTCGACGACGGCGGGCATGCTGCTGTCGTTCACGCTGAACCGGAACTTCACCTTCCGCGCGAAGGACGGCGACATCCGCCGGCAGGCCCTGCTGTTCTTCGGCGTGACGGCGTTCGGGCTCTGGGTGATCCAGTTCGGCGTCATCACGCTGGTGAGCCACCTTTTTCCGGGCGTCAACCTGCTGGTGCCGAAGGGCGCGGCCATCGTCGTCGGGCTGTTCTGGAACTACCTGCTCTACCACTACGTGGTGTTCCGCCACCGGCCGGTTTCGCCCGTTCCCGGTGCGGCGCCGGTCGACTCTGCGTGA